CTTGTCGACGGGAACCCATTCCTTTATGGCATCTCAAGTCCTCCTGTGCAAGTTTTTTTTGCTCGCGCTGACGGTGAGCATGACGGGTTGCACCTATTCGTTCAGCGGCGCCAATCTAGGAGGCGTTAAAACGGTGGCCGTTCCGGTTTTTGATAACATTACGTCCGAGCCCGGTATCCGCGAACGCGTGACAAACGAACTTGTCCGCGCCATCCTCGATGATAATAATTTCAAGATCGCCGACCTGAAATTGGCGGACGCTGTTATAGCGGGCAAGATTACTAAAATTGATGACGTTCCGTTTACATTCGAAGGCAGCGGCAATACTTTCTCGACTACGGATTACAAAATAACGATAACCACCACCATACGTTTTGAAAATAAGAAAGAAAAGAAAACACTTTGGGAGGAATCGGTCACAGGATGGGGTCGTTATACTCTGCAAGGCGATAAGCGGCGCAATGACGGTATCGATGAGGCAGTCAAAATGATAACGCAAAATGTTTTAAATAAAGTTGTTTCGGATTGGTAAAACCAAACCCGGAGATATTCAAAAACCCTAAACCCTATTAAACCCAAGGACCCTTATGCTTCTCTCGTTCGACGGCGGATTGCTTTTATTCTACGCCTATCTTTTTTGTATGTTTGTATTGTTTCTTTTCAGTACGCATAATTTTGTGATGATCTATTATTTTCTAAAGCATCGTCATAAAAATAATCTCGAAAAATTTGATCTGAAAAAAATTCCGACACAGAGCTGGCCGCGCGTGACGGTCCAGCTTCCAATTTTCAATGAACAAAATGTCGCAGAACGCCTGATTCTGTCAACAAGTAAACTAAGTTGGCCAAAAGATAGATTAGAAATTCAGGTTCTGGACGACTCAACGGATGACACGCTTAAACTAACTTCGGCGGTTGTTGACCAATTATCAAAAGAAGGGTTTTGTGTTAGGATGTTCCACCGAACAAACCGCACAGGGTATAAGGCCGGCGCTCTCCGCGAAGCTTTGGAAGATGCAAGCGGCGAATACGTCGCAATCTTTGATGCCGATTTTATTCCTGATAAGGATTTTCTGAAAAATACAATTCCCTATTTTGCTAATCCGAAGATCGGCATGGTGCAAACGCGTTGGGGTCATTTGAATGAAGATTATTCAATCCTTACGCAAACACAGTCTATCGGGTTGAACGGCCACTTTGTCATTCAGCAACTCGCCAGGAATCGCGCCGGATTTCTCATCAATTTTAACGGCACAGGCGGAGTCTGGAAAAAAGACTGTATCCATGACGCAGGAAATTGGCACGACGATACGCTGACCGAAGATCTCGATCTCAGTTATCGCGCACAACTCAAAGGATGGAATTTTGTATTTTTGAATGACGTGGTTTCTCCGGGCGAATTACCGGCAGAGATCAACGCATTGAAATCGCAGCAATTTCGTTGGACTAAAGGCTCAGTCGAAACGGCAAAAAAATTAGTTCCTAAGATTCTAAAATCCGAGTTGTCGTTATGGGTAAAAATACAATCGTTGTTTCACCTGACTGCCAATTTTTCGTACATATTTGTAGTGGCGTCTTGTCTGCTTAATTCATCGGTTCTATTTCTGCATAATGAAAATGGACGGTTTAATATCATGCTGGATATCATGATGGTATTTGTTCTAACGATCATTGGTTTATTTATTTTCTACTTCTATTCTGAAAAAATGATCAACCCGAACTGGAAAAAACGCATGCTGTTGTTTCCGATCTTCATGATGGGCAGCATTGGATTGTCGCTCAGCAACGCCAAAGCAGTTCTGGAAGGTTTTTTTAATATCAAATCGGCATTTATCCGTACGCCGAAACTAGGATTTTTACATCGCGATCCGAACAAACAGCATCATACGAAATACGTTATAAAAATCGACAAACTCGTTTTTCTGGAAATACTAATGATTTTTTACGTCGTTTGGTCGTCGTACGTCGGTATTCATAACTATATGACGGCTAAATCTAATTTTATCGGGATGATCTTTTTTAACTTCTGGACGTTAATCGGATTTTCGATGGTCACGTTTCTTTCTCTAAAACACGTATACCAAAGCCGCAACTAACTTGATGGGTCGTTTATGGCAAGAGAAAATAAAGCTACCGTAGCCGCTGTGATCAGCAACCAGGAAATTCTGGCCGAGATCAATCTGATTTCACAGATACAGCAGATAGAAACGCGCTTCGCCACAGAGCCTGATAGCATAAGGTTTGCACAACTCGCCGATGCCTATCTCGGTATCGGTGATTTTGAACATGCAATAAAGCTCTGCGAACAGGGCCTGGTAAAACATCCGCAATACGATACCGGCACATTGGTGCTGGCGAAATCACATTATCTCAGCGGCAATAAGAAAAAAGCGCGCGAAGTGCTGCAAGATTTTCTAATTACGCATCCGGCAAGTTTATCGGGACATAAATTACTTGGCGACTTGTCTCTAGAAGAGGATGACGTTGCAGGTACTGTTTCTCATTACCGCATCGCATTGCGTTTTGACCCGATTAACAGACAGATCATACAGACTCTTGTCGATTTGAAAGATAAATATCAGAAGATTAAAGAATCAAAACCCTCCGATGAGGAAGAGGAAGAAGTTGTCAAAACGGTCGCGAAGAAAGCAGAACCAACCGTTCCTCCCGATACACAGGTGAAGAAAACTTCACCGGTCAGTGAGGAGAAGCCCGCTGTAAAACCAGCGCCGGATAAGGAAGACAACAAACTAGATTCTTTCATCGAAGATGCGATTCAGCCAATGGAAGATCGGGTTGAATTTAAGCCCATTGAAGTTAAACCCGCAAAGACGGAACCGGTTATTGCCAAAACTCAGGAAAAACCGAAAGCCGAAGAAAAACCAAGCGAATTCTCTCCTGCGTACACCGACAATAACGGCATCATGTATTTCTACGATGACGATGAAGTGTCATTTGAACAATACAAAAAACGCCTTGATTTACAAAAAGCCGGAAAGGCGCTCATTCTTGAACGGGCTTTGCTTGATCAGAAATTGGCCGAAAAAGGCATAAAAACTGCAGTTAAAACACGAAAAGCGGAAGACGACGCCTTCGCTGCGCAGGCTGAATCTGCAATTGACATGGAGATTACGCCTAAAGGATTTGAATTCGAAGCTGAAAAAGAGAAACCGAAGAAAATCGCCACTTTTGAGGAACATATAGATGCGTCGATGGCAAAAGAGGAAGAAGATCTCCTTACGGCTGCAGAACAGGAAGCCGCGCTTTCAGAGATCGAAATGTCTTATAAAGATTATCTCGACATCCTGACTAATGAAGAAGATTTGTTAGAGGCTTTGTTTCAAGAGGAACATGAAGCGGGTATCGAAGAGGAAAAAGAGGACAAAGCAGGACGTATTCTCGCAACCGCTGAAGATAGCGAGAAACCGTTAAGTTCGACTACTGAAGCCGATCAGCCGATTCCGTATTTGGATTATGTCCAGAGTCTCGAAAGTGATTCGGATATTACGGAAGCAAGTTTCACAACTCAATCTGCAGTTACGGAAAAGGAGGAAACGATCGGATTTAGCGAATTTTCATCCTATCTCGATGATTCGGACGATACGATTGATTATGCATCTTATGCTATGCTGCTTGAGGTTGAAGGTAGCTCGGCAAAAACATTATGGGCTGATGTTCCTGCGACGGTAGAGTCAGCTGTAAGCTACAACGATTACATCGTGTCTGCGCCTGCGGCAGAAAAAGCATATGCCGTATTCAAAACACCTGATGAAGATAAGAAACAAGAAAAAGCCAAGGAAGTATCGGCAGCGGATGCGGTAGTCGAAGCGACCGTCACTGGAGCCAAAACGGTTGTAGAATCCGTTGTGAAGGCGGAAGCCGCTAAGACAATACAGCCTGAGATCAAAGAAGAAATAACGGAAGAAACTGATGATTACCAGGAAGAGGAATTTGAAACAGAAATTAATCCTCAGGATGCAACGCCTGAATTGGTAGAAAAACTTGCGGCACGAGGACAGTACGGATCGGCGTATAAAGTATGTAAAATGCTTAAAGTAAAAAACCCTACCGACGCTAAAGTGGATAGAAAAATTTTGGAACTTAAACGTCTTTACGTTTGGAGCAGCCAGATGGTAGGATAGAAATTACCCTGCATTTTTATTGAAACTCTGCTTCGATCGTATTATTTTACTCCGCGATTTTGAAGTGCCCCACGCATACCGGAAAAACAGACTGATATGCGGTTTCTACGACACATAATAGAAGGAGACATTGGACATGAATTTCCCTGAAGATCTACTTTACAGCACCAGTCACGAATGGGTCAAACTCAACGGCGATGAAGCGACCATCGGCATTACCGAATATGCGCAGTCTGAACTGGGTGATATTATTTTTGTTGAAACTCCCGAAGTCGGGCGAAAGATCCAGCCGGGTCAGCCTTTTGGATCCATCGAAGCCGTGAAAACGGTCAGTGACCTGTACGGGCCGCTCACCGGTGAAGTAACCGCCGTGAATAGTAAGCTCACCGATACCCCTGAAGTCATTAATTCCGATCCGTACGGCGAAGGATGGATCATTAAAATGAAGGTGACCGACGCTTCTGCAAAAGCAAAACTGTTATCTGTTCAAAAGTACAAAGAAACTACCGCGCACTAAATAAAGCGAAATACCTCCGCGAGATTTTAGAAACCACAACGGCAATGGCAAAAAAAAAACCATCCTTGAAGACTACCATTTCAAAAACTTCCCCGCATAACAAGCCGGCTGGACGGAAAAGTATTTCTAGGAAAGACCGCCCTAAAAAAAAAACTGAACCGGTTGGTTTTCTGTTAGAAACATTAATTCAAAGTTCACCTGACGCACTTTTGATCATTGGCCCCGACGGAAAAGTCATCCGATATAATAAAAAATTTACGGCCCTCCTCGCTGTAAACTCCGGTGTGGCGTTAATATCCGAAGAAGACATTATTACTCAATTAAAAAGCTATCTGCCTTCATATCTACTCCAAAAGATTGAGTCCGAAAATGGTCCAAATTTTTCATGTAGGGAAGACGTTGAGTTTAGTCACCCGGATGTCAAATACGTTCAATGCCAGATCCAACCAATGCTGGATACATCCGGAAATTACGCTGGGAAATTATGGGTGATTCGCGACAGAACTGATCTAGTTCAGAATCAGAAATCAGTAGAACATGCCTCGCGCGATATAGAAAAGCGAAAATTTGATTTTGAAAAAAAGAGCCAGGATTTAGGAAAAGCTTACCGCGAGGTTGAAGAACTGAATAAAAGCGTAACGGAAGCCAATCGCCTCAAGTCCGAATTCTTGTCCAACATGAGCCATGAATTACGTACGCCTTTGAACTCTATCCTCGCGCTTTCAAGTATTTTGCTGGCGAGAATGGACGGCGATCTCAATGAGGAACAGGAAAAACAACTGAAGATCATTGAAAAAAGCGGAAAGAATTTATTACGCTTGATTAATGATATTTTAGATCTTTCCAAGATCGACTCAGGACGAATGGATATTTTCAACTCCGAATACGCCGTACACGATTTCACCGAATCGCTGCGCATGACCATTATGCCGATGCTGAAAGAGACCGACCTCGCATTCAATATCGATGTGGAAGAGGGAATCGATATCCATAGTTCGGATGAAAATAAACTGAAACAAATATTACTTAATCTTATTTCAAACGCTATTAAGTTCACCCATAAAGGCAGTGTTACGCTTCTCGTTAAGCGTACTAAGTTTGATGATGTGCTTGAATACTCAGTCAAAGATACCGGGATTGGGATCGAACCTTCAAATTTTGAAACGATTTTCGACCCGTTCAGACAACTGGACGGGTCAGCCACACGTAAGTACGGCGGAACGGGACTGGGTTTGGCTGTAACGAAAAAACTGGTGGACTTACTTGGCGGCAAGATCTGGGTTGAAAGCGAACCGGGTAAAGGTTCGGCATTTAAGTTCATACTTCCGTCTAAATTGCGTGGTACAACTTCATCCGTTTTGTCTGATACCGAAATTGCCGGAATGATTTCAAAAGAAAAAAAACCAACTGAGTCTCCGGAGAATAAAGAAATTCAAATTGATCCGAGCAAAAAGATTATCATGGTTGTGGATGATGATAATGAGTTCCTGTATGTCATGAAAAAGTATGTCAGCGAAGGTAACTATCAAATTATAACAGTTCAAGACGGCGAATCGGCCATTAAGACGGCTATCAAATACAACCCTGACGTTATTACTTTGGATATCATGATGCCGAAAAAAGACGGATGGGAAATTTTACAGGAATTAAAGCGTACACCCCAAACCAAAGATATCCCTGTTGCGATTATATCCATGATTGACAACAAAAAACTTGGCTACAGCCTCGGCACGGCGGATTATATTGTCAAACCTGTGATTCAGGACATGCTGTTAAAAAGACTAAACAAATTAAGTGAAGAACGCGGACTGAAAAAAATCCTGATCGTTGACGACGATCTGTCGCAGGCTGAGCTGGTTGAGGAAATTCTCGAAAGCGATGATTTTGTTTCTGAAGTTGCTACCAGCGGTGAAATGGCGATTCAATTAGCCAAACGAAAACCCTATGATTTGGTGATCCTTGATCTACTGATGCCGCAAATTGACGGCTTTGCTGTGCTTAAAAATTTGCAAAACGACCCTCTGACGGAAAAAATGCCGGTTCTGATCCTGACGGGGAAATTATTGACACAGGAAGATCAAAAAAAATTGACCGGACGTCATTATTATGTATTTCAAAAAAGCATGTTCTCAAGGGAAAAACTTTTGGAACAGATTCACGTGATACTGAAAAAGGATACCCAGCGCATT
The sequence above is drawn from the bacterium genome and encodes:
- a CDS encoding glycosyltransferase, with the protein product MFVLFLFSTHNFVMIYYFLKHRHKNNLEKFDLKKIPTQSWPRVTVQLPIFNEQNVAERLILSTSKLSWPKDRLEIQVLDDSTDDTLKLTSAVVDQLSKEGFCVRMFHRTNRTGYKAGALREALEDASGEYVAIFDADFIPDKDFLKNTIPYFANPKIGMVQTRWGHLNEDYSILTQTQSIGLNGHFVIQQLARNRAGFLINFNGTGGVWKKDCIHDAGNWHDDTLTEDLDLSYRAQLKGWNFVFLNDVVSPGELPAEINALKSQQFRWTKGSVETAKKLVPKILKSELSLWVKIQSLFHLTANFSYIFVVASCLLNSSVLFLHNENGRFNIMLDIMMVFVLTIIGLFIFYFYSEKMINPNWKKRMLLFPIFMMGSIGLSLSNAKAVLEGFFNIKSAFIRTPKLGFLHRDPNKQHHTKYVIKIDKLVFLEILMIFYVVWSSYVGIHNYMTAKSNFIGMIFFNFWTLIGFSMVTFLSLKHVYQSRN
- the gcvH gene encoding glycine cleavage system protein GcvH — protein: MNFPEDLLYSTSHEWVKLNGDEATIGITEYAQSELGDIIFVETPEVGRKIQPGQPFGSIEAVKTVSDLYGPLTGEVTAVNSKLTDTPEVINSDPYGEGWIIKMKVTDASAKAKLLSVQKYKETTAH
- a CDS encoding response regulator; translation: MAKKKPSLKTTISKTSPHNKPAGRKSISRKDRPKKKTEPVGFLLETLIQSSPDALLIIGPDGKVIRYNKKFTALLAVNSGVALISEEDIITQLKSYLPSYLLQKIESENGPNFSCREDVEFSHPDVKYVQCQIQPMLDTSGNYAGKLWVIRDRTDLVQNQKSVEHASRDIEKRKFDFEKKSQDLGKAYREVEELNKSVTEANRLKSEFLSNMSHELRTPLNSILALSSILLARMDGDLNEEQEKQLKIIEKSGKNLLRLINDILDLSKIDSGRMDIFNSEYAVHDFTESLRMTIMPMLKETDLAFNIDVEEGIDIHSSDENKLKQILLNLISNAIKFTHKGSVTLLVKRTKFDDVLEYSVKDTGIGIEPSNFETIFDPFRQLDGSATRKYGGTGLGLAVTKKLVDLLGGKIWVESEPGKGSAFKFILPSKLRGTTSSVLSDTEIAGMISKEKKPTESPENKEIQIDPSKKIIMVVDDDNEFLYVMKKYVSEGNYQIITVQDGESAIKTAIKYNPDVITLDIMMPKKDGWEILQELKRTPQTKDIPVAIISMIDNKKLGYSLGTADYIVKPVIQDMLLKRLNKLSEERGLKKILIVDDDLSQAELVEEILESDDFVSEVATSGEMAIQLAKRKPYDLVILDLLMPQIDGFAVLKNLQNDPLTEKMPVLILTGKLLTQEDQKKLTGRHYYVFQKSMFSREKLLEQIHVILKKDTQRI